The genomic DNA ATATTCGCTCCCCCAGCAAGATGCACACCCACACCTAAGTGCGCAAAATCACCAAGAGTAGAATCATGATCCACCGTTGAATGACAATTAACTATCGTTCCCTGCCCCAAGACTGAGTTTGCGCCAATAACGGCACCGGCTAAAACTACACTGCCGTTCCCCAAAGTAGCGGAAGGACTCACGAATGTAAAAGGGTGAACGAGCGTTATAGGGGTAATGTTTAAGGAGTAAAGCTGCTGATGGAACAACTCTCTAAGCTTATTGTTGCCAATCCCAATAACAATATATTTGGCAGTGCTCGCATAGAGCTTAAGCTCGGAGGTTTTTCCGATAACACGAATTTCTGCCATGTCAGAGCACAATTCATTATCATCGAGGAAGGCAATATTTTCATACCCTAAAAGTTTAGCCGTATCATACAGCGTACGTCCATGACCACCAGCGCCTACAATAATCAGGTCATACATTTATGTGTTCTCTTTATCTTTGACTCCAGCACCACATTTGAAAGCAATAAAAATCAACGGTAACCATGCAATGATTAGGCCTGTGATTCCGTCAATTTTTGCCGAAATGATTAGGTATGCAATGGGGAATAACCAAATGATATTGATTGCGATCGCTGCCAAAGTAACTGGCACATGACTCTTATATTTCCGGGCAAGTATTTGGTAGCAATGGCTTGCATGTGCTTCGTATACCTTTTTTCCCGCGAGTAATCTTCGAAGCAAGGTTGTGGTTGCGTCAACAACGAAAATACCAAGCAGGCAGAGTTCCGCGATCAACACATGGGGATCTAGCTTAGCAAAATAAAGAATCATCAGGCCAATGGTAATGCCTAAAAAACCACTTCCGGCATCCCCCATAAAGATCCTCGCCACTGGGAAGTTCCAGACAATGAATCCCACCGCAGCCCCAGCGAGCGCCATTGCAATCATCGCCATCGCATCAGAGGAGCCAGAGTAGTGATTGAGCGTTATCAACGCGACGCTGCACAGCGAAAAGGTAATAGCTTGCGCACTTGCAAGACCATTAATGCCATCCATAAAGTTATAGAGATTAAGCATCCACACTAAATAGACGCTTCCGAGAATCATTCCAATCCATGACAAGGACACGACATAGCCAAACATATCAATTTCAGGGAATGAGTCTAAGAAATAGAGCCCTATTGCTGCAGCTAAAAAATGCATTAGCAGACGCCAACGTGCTGCAATATGGCCATGATCGTCAAGGAAACCAATAACAGCAATCAATACCCCCGGCACGAAGAAACCTAAAAATGTCTCCAGAGAGAGATGGCTGGTGAATACCAGCCAAACTAATGTAGCTAACAATGTTAATACTATAGCTAC from Enterobacter ludwigii includes the following:
- a CDS encoding MraY family glycosyltransferase → MLYLEIIVFAFCLSCALTWGLRLYAIKNNVIDQPNQRSSHSVPTPRGGGVAIVLTLLATLVWLVFTSHLSLETFLGFFVPGVLIAVIGFLDDHGHIAARWRLLMHFLAAAIGLYFLDSFPEIDMFGYVVSLSWIGMILGSVYLVWMLNLYNFMDGINGLASAQAITFSLCSVALITLNHYSGSSDAMAMIAMALAGAAVGFIVWNFPVARIFMGDAGSGFLGITIGLMILYFAKLDPHVLIAELCLLGIFVVDATTTLLRRLLAGKKVYEAHASHCYQILARKYKSHVPVTLAAIAINIIWLFPIAYLIISAKIDGITGLIIAWLPLIFIAFKCGAGVKDKENT
- a CDS encoding sugar O-acyltransferase, with amino-acid sequence MYDLIIVGAGGHGRTLYDTAKLLGYENIAFLDDNELCSDMAEIRVIGKTSELKLYASTAKYIVIGIGNNKLRELFHQQLYSLNITPITLVHPFTFVSPSATLGNGSVVLAGAVIGANSVLGQGTIVNCHSTVDHDSTLGDFAHLGVGVHLAGGANIGKSAFLQAGTVGGYSATVDEHVICPPGTIL